The following coding sequences are from one Salvia hispanica cultivar TCC Black 2014 chromosome 3, UniMelb_Shisp_WGS_1.0, whole genome shotgun sequence window:
- the LOC125213831 gene encoding phosphatidylinositol transfer protein 3-like has product MFRRKSQEIDTVERDAKVKQLRDALGPLSGRSLKFCSDACLRRYLEARSWNLDKAKKMLEATLKWRSEYKPEEIRWHEVAHEGETGKVSKANFHDRKGRTVLIMRPGKQNTTSSEGNIRHLVYLMENAILNLPEGQEQMSWLIDFNGWTINTNISIKTTRDIIYILQNHYPERLAVIVLYNPPRFFEAFWKVVKYFVDEKTFQKINFTYPNNKESLEKMKSFFDTDNLPSEFGGKATLEYDHQEFSRLMAGDDVKTAKYWELDQTNGYDNKTNGHSKSEVDTEPC; this is encoded by the exons GTTAAACAGCTCAGGGATGCTCTTGGTCCACTTTCTGGTCGCAGCTTGAAGTTTTGCTCCGATGCATGCTTGAGAAGATATTTAGAAGCTCGGAGCTGGAATCTCGACAAAGCCAAAAAGATGCTGGAAGCTACTCTTAAGTGGAGATCAGAATATAAACCTGAAGAAATCCGTTGG CATGAAGTAGCGCACGAAGGTGAGACAGGCAAGGTCTCGAAAGCTAATTTCCATGACCGGAAGGGGAGAACCGTCCTCATAATGAGGCCCGGGAAGCAG AACACAACGTCGTCTGAGGGCAACATCCGGCACCTTGTGTACCTAATGGAGAACGCCATCTTGAACCTGCCCGAGGGGCAAGAGCAAATGTCGTGGCTCATAGACTTCAACGGGTGGACAATAAACACCAACATCTCCATCAAAACAACGCGAGATATCATCTACATTTTGCAGAACCACTACCCCGAGAGGCTTGCCGTTATCGTCCTCTACAACCCTCCAAGATTCTTCGAGGCATTCTGGAAG GTTGTGAAATACTTTGTTGATGAGAAAACATTTCAGAAGATAAATTTTACCTACCCAAACAACAAGGAGagtttggagaagatgaagtcgTTTTTCGACACGGATAATCTCCCGAGTGAATTTGGTGGGAAGGCTACGTTGGAATACGATCACCAAGAGTTTTCAAGATTGATGGCGGGAGACGATGTCAAAACAGCCAAGTATTGGGAGTTGGATCAAACCAACGGCTACGACAACAAGACTAATGGTCATTCCAAGTCCGAGGTGGATACAGAGCCGTGCTGA